A genomic stretch from Aerococcaceae bacterium zg-1292 includes:
- a CDS encoding YegS/Rv2252/BmrU family lipid kinase has protein sequence MSKRLYLIANPLSGSGKGHDVLQEVQLILKSLNIVHISYLTEYAGHAIEIVKQICAKHLNEDDFDVFVIGGDGTLHEVVSTFVKCGIRPPLTVIPAGTGNDFSRTWQHGMTTRQIIDCYLLHHSIKNIPIFNYSDAEQIESDIILNNLGIGFDGTVIHQVRSLPDNSPIKRFANGKFSYALSAVMSIFQLESFNTLLKINQQVTHLDNCQLVCVMNTPYFGGGIKLTQKINPEDRTLSILVFQQVTLGKLIKFLWQVIIKKQEPDAKYVQYFTGTHAAIMIEQAIHSHVDGELRPKQANDLRFTVDEYPFYLS, from the coding sequence ATGTCTAAACGCCTATATTTAATTGCCAATCCATTATCAGGTTCTGGTAAAGGACATGATGTCTTACAAGAAGTGCAATTAATTTTAAAATCATTAAATATCGTGCATATTTCGTATCTTACTGAATATGCCGGACATGCAATTGAAATTGTCAAACAAATTTGTGCCAAACATTTAAATGAAGATGATTTTGATGTCTTTGTTATCGGTGGTGATGGAACATTACATGAAGTCGTGAGTACATTTGTCAAATGCGGCATTCGTCCTCCATTGACAGTCATTCCAGCAGGTACAGGCAATGACTTTTCTAGAACGTGGCAACACGGGATGACAACGCGACAAATAATTGATTGTTACTTACTCCATCACTCTATAAAAAATATTCCGATATTTAACTATTCGGATGCCGAACAAATTGAATCAGACATTATCTTGAATAATCTAGGTATTGGTTTTGATGGAACAGTCATTCATCAAGTGCGGTCGTTGCCAGACAATTCGCCAATCAAACGCTTTGCAAACGGGAAGTTTTCTTATGCCTTGTCTGCTGTTATGAGTATATTTCAGTTAGAAAGTTTTAATACCCTCTTAAAAATAAATCAACAAGTAACGCATTTAGATAACTGTCAATTAGTGTGTGTGATGAATACGCCTTATTTTGGTGGTGGTATCAAACTTACACAAAAAATAAATCCCGAAGATCGCACTCTGTCAATTCTGGTCTTTCAACAAGTTACATTAGGAAAATTAATTAAATTCTTGTGGCAAGTGATTATTAAAAAACAAGAACCAGATGCTAAGTATGTACAATACTTTACCGGCACTCATGCAGCCATTATGATTGAGCAAGCAATTCATAGCCATGTTGATGGAGAATTACGTCCAAAACAAGCGAATGACTTGAGGTTTACGGTAGACGAATACCCATTTTATTTATCATAA
- a CDS encoding ATP-dependent RecD-like DNA helicase: MSEVLIVGQLDAIYFENPTNLYKVVRIKVDDEMTEVLKESEIVCTGQFATLHYDTQYEFYGNFTTHPKYGDQFAVKRYQQLAPTSEQGLVDYLSSDRFKGIGVILAQRIVETLGMEAIERIIQDGDVLKTVKGMTTQKQKDLREALLKFQGTERVFMQLSEWGFSPKFADKIYQKYKSAAIETIKENPYQLVVDIEGIGFSKADLLAEILGIEPDSLERIVAAYYTTVLEYCYQNGDTYLLEGACRQQTRKLLESARPYLIDDALMDSALDKAIMDKKLIRLLDGLMIPSLYFAEIGIAERLFKHIQFAQIEHFEESLIDEAIQEVIHVTGIQYDNHQQQALKLAIQSPCSIITGGPGTGKTTLVKGLITLHSILHDYQLSSIHKYGDFQPILLAAPTGRAAKRMNEMTNLPAQTIHRMIGYTRESNIEDFSNPVELDGKILIVDEMSMVDTWLMNWLIQAIPFHLQVVFVGDRDQLPSVGPGKVFNDLITSHSLPTIKLEKVYRQGADSTIISLAHEIRLGKIPADLLEKQIDRSFIPCSSNQVADVVRQIVEQARSKQYDSTNMQVLAPMYKGPAGINLLNEQLQAIMNPPRRGLREITYFEQTFRVGDKVLQLVNNAEADVYNGDIGKIVAIFHKNETESNVEEILVEFETRELTYKRSDLDQLTLAYCCSVHKAQGSEYPLVILPLVDLHSRLLRKDLLYTAVTRAKQRLVLVGNPNSFVKAATSATIPRATFLKDMIQLKMKQREQLKAALQPTKSEKDAVVEQESKSTAPVATAEVSTELKKTAQTDKAIDSLTEETIWQIDPMIGMENLTPYDFL, from the coding sequence TTGAGTGAAGTATTAATCGTTGGGCAATTAGATGCCATTTATTTTGAAAACCCTACGAATTTATATAAAGTAGTCCGCATTAAGGTAGATGATGAGATGACGGAAGTATTAAAAGAGTCAGAAATCGTTTGTACTGGACAATTTGCAACGCTACACTATGATACACAGTATGAATTTTACGGTAATTTTACGACGCATCCTAAATATGGTGACCAATTTGCGGTAAAACGCTATCAACAACTTGCCCCCACTTCCGAACAGGGACTAGTAGATTATTTATCAAGTGACCGATTTAAGGGAATTGGAGTCATTTTAGCACAACGAATCGTTGAAACTTTAGGGATGGAGGCAATTGAACGTATTATTCAAGATGGTGATGTCTTGAAGACGGTTAAAGGGATGACGACGCAAAAGCAAAAAGACTTGCGTGAAGCGTTATTGAAATTCCAAGGTACTGAACGTGTCTTTATGCAATTAAGTGAATGGGGCTTTTCACCAAAGTTTGCTGACAAAATTTATCAAAAATATAAGAGTGCTGCCATAGAAACGATTAAAGAAAATCCTTATCAATTAGTTGTTGATATAGAAGGTATTGGCTTTTCTAAAGCAGACTTATTAGCAGAAATACTAGGGATTGAGCCAGATTCATTGGAACGGATTGTGGCTGCTTATTATACAACGGTTTTAGAATACTGTTATCAAAATGGTGATACCTACCTATTGGAAGGAGCGTGTCGGCAGCAGACGCGCAAATTATTGGAATCTGCTCGCCCCTATTTAATTGATGATGCGTTAATGGATTCTGCGCTCGATAAAGCGATAATGGATAAGAAACTTATTCGTTTATTAGATGGTTTGATGATTCCAAGTCTATACTTTGCGGAGATAGGGATTGCAGAACGATTATTTAAACATATCCAATTTGCTCAGATTGAACACTTTGAAGAATCATTGATTGATGAGGCGATTCAAGAAGTTATCCATGTAACTGGCATTCAGTATGACAATCATCAACAACAAGCATTAAAATTAGCGATACAATCACCTTGTTCGATTATTACTGGAGGACCCGGTACGGGTAAGACAACGCTTGTAAAAGGTTTGATTACCTTACATTCGATTTTGCATGACTATCAATTATCGTCTATTCACAAATATGGTGATTTTCAACCGATTTTACTTGCAGCGCCAACTGGGCGAGCGGCTAAGCGGATGAATGAGATGACCAATTTACCGGCACAGACTATTCACCGTATGATAGGATATACACGTGAGAGTAATATCGAAGATTTTTCTAATCCTGTTGAATTGGATGGAAAAATATTAATTGTTGACGAAATGTCGATGGTGGATACTTGGCTGATGAATTGGCTCATACAAGCAATACCATTTCATTTGCAAGTTGTTTTCGTTGGAGACCGTGACCAATTACCCTCGGTTGGACCGGGTAAAGTGTTTAATGATTTAATTACGAGTCATAGTTTACCAACTATCAAATTAGAAAAAGTTTACCGTCAAGGGGCGGATAGTACTATTATATCCTTAGCACATGAGATTAGGCTAGGTAAGATTCCTGCTGATTTATTAGAAAAACAAATTGACCGTAGCTTTATACCTTGTTCTTCCAATCAAGTGGCTGATGTGGTCCGTCAAATTGTTGAACAGGCACGCAGTAAACAGTATGACAGCACCAACATGCAGGTGTTAGCACCGATGTATAAAGGGCCAGCGGGGATTAATTTACTTAATGAGCAACTTCAAGCGATTATGAATCCACCGCGGCGTGGCTTGCGAGAAATTACGTATTTTGAGCAAACATTTCGTGTCGGTGACAAGGTATTGCAGCTAGTTAATAATGCTGAAGCTGATGTGTATAATGGTGACATCGGAAAAATTGTAGCGATTTTTCATAAAAATGAAACCGAGTCGAATGTTGAAGAGATATTAGTGGAGTTTGAAACGCGGGAACTAACTTATAAACGTTCTGACTTAGATCAATTAACTTTGGCATATTGCTGTTCGGTGCATAAAGCACAAGGGAGTGAATATCCATTAGTTATCCTACCGTTAGTAGATTTGCATTCACGCTTATTGCGTAAGGACTTATTATACACAGCCGTAACGCGTGCTAAACAACGCTTGGTATTAGTCGGCAATCCTAATAGTTTTGTTAAAGCAGCGACTAGTGCGACCATTCCACGAGCAACTTTTTTAAAAGATATGATACAACTAAAAATGAAACAACGAGAACAACTAAAAGCAGCATTGCAACCAACAAAAAGTGAAAAGGATGCAGTAGTAGAGCAAGAATCGAAAAGCACAGCACCTGTTGCGACAGCTGAAGTATCAACTGAACTTAAGAAGACAGCGCAAACAGACAAAGCGATTGATAGCTTAACAGAAGAAACTATATGGCAGATTGACCCAATGATTGGCATGGAAAACCTAACACCCTATGACTTTTTATAA
- a CDS encoding helix-turn-helix transcriptional regulator, whose product MVLLWYNETNKLKGLAMKISYVNLWKQLEIRRISRKDFRKNSGIGSSTYTKLINDKDISTSSLMKICDFLDCELHEVASCIRDDNKE is encoded by the coding sequence ATGGTACTTTTATGGTACAATGAGACAAATAAATTGAAAGGACTTGCTATGAAAATAAGCTATGTAAATTTATGGAAACAGCTAGAAATAAGGAGGATATCAAGAAAAGATTTTCGTAAAAATTCAGGTATAGGATCTAGCACTTATACAAAATTAATAAACGATAAAGACATATCAACTTCTTCACTTATGAAAATTTGTGATTTTTTAGATTGTGAACTACATGAAGTGGCAAGCTGTATTAGAGATGACAATAAGGAGTAA
- the smc gene encoding chromosome segregation protein SMC produces the protein MYLARVEMTGFKSFADKTVIEFDQGMTAVVGPNGSGKSNLSEAIRWVLGEQSAKSLRGSKMEDVIFNGTQDRKAVNLAKVTLVLNNEDRYLDYDFSEISITRSYNRNGESHYYINNESVRLKDIVDLLLDSGLGKNSFAMISQGKVESIFLNKPEERRAIFEEAAGVQKYQYRKIEAERKLTKSSDHLSRVKDIIHELETQLKPLKKQRETALKYQELQAELSDLEISLYTHQITQNRQSWDTAKEQLIQVNKVIDTSKNKVNATNTAIHETQTKLDQLLETLDGENEKYQEAVRHLEQTKAKLQMLVQEIQYTKASADDKSLQFEIQLQQQAQLQDQLTTIKQEIVTSENDTESLRTAIKQLKLSQNSIDGLSEDQIEQLRNDLIEFYQQEARANNQVQQALSQQTYHENRLTQSQNRYALASETLSARQAQLEQTKKSFEQQQTLFQAHQAEHQYLSDQWQQIQRQREQLQQVLFQQERQHHALEAKVQSLRQMQEDYAGYYGGVRAIMKNADAIQGIDGTVADLIHVEAAYQVAIDTALGGALQHIVVVDDAAARRSIQYLKQERAGRATFLPRPHIKPRYLNEAYLNQARQYEDFIGTAVDIVSFDERDRAIIQNLLGATIVMKSVEQAQRLAVQLKHQVRIVTLDGEILMPGGSISGGRQKQQQNSMLSRQTELEQAIKALEDGKQLKAEHESKWQQLQRDDEQIRQQGEASRQQLSQYEQEIAVLQREINQLTQELKQASNEQIILKDEMTQSQQALKESLAEQQTANELAAKMKQEIENANQLLEQLNVSQSDRKQQLSEINTQLQQLTTQEAVKTTELRQLQLQERQLTVQLLQLSDYINHHQQTNVSDAQQLSQLEDNKGTLEAAIELLSKDLSMLQQQIEQHRHCRSELNQTLRELEANQQSEQMVVQEHYQRQAKLQAQIEKFEELIDNHLNYLNEMYQLSYEAAVEKAVAVESFKEVNAKVKVLRKAIDGLGPINLSAIEDYDALDERYQYLLEQQEDLLLAMAQLQTTMDEMDAEVIKRFSEAFNQINQQFKKTFKSLFAGGEAALELTDPDNLLTTGVDIIAQPPGKRKQNLALLSGGERAFTAIALLFAILETKPVPFCILDEVEAALDDANVWRYGEYLQHFTESTQFIVITHRKGTMEHADVLYGVTMERSGVSKLASVRLSEAKEM, from the coding sequence ATGTATCTAGCACGCGTAGAGATGACTGGATTTAAGTCATTTGCTGATAAGACAGTGATTGAATTTGACCAAGGAATGACTGCAGTAGTAGGTCCGAATGGTAGTGGGAAGAGTAACTTATCAGAAGCAATTCGCTGGGTTTTAGGGGAACAATCTGCTAAAAGCTTACGCGGGTCGAAAATGGAAGATGTCATCTTCAATGGTACGCAAGACCGTAAGGCGGTCAATTTAGCTAAAGTGACGTTAGTACTCAATAATGAGGATCGTTACTTAGATTATGATTTTAGTGAGATTAGTATTACACGCAGTTATAATCGTAATGGTGAAAGTCATTACTATATCAATAATGAGTCGGTGCGTTTGAAAGACATTGTTGACTTATTACTGGACTCTGGTTTAGGAAAAAATAGTTTTGCGATGATTTCACAAGGTAAAGTTGAAAGTATTTTCTTAAATAAGCCAGAAGAGCGCCGAGCAATTTTTGAAGAAGCAGCTGGTGTACAAAAGTATCAGTATCGTAAAATTGAAGCAGAACGTAAATTAACCAAATCGAGTGACCATCTCAGTCGAGTGAAAGATATTATTCATGAATTAGAAACACAACTAAAACCACTAAAAAAACAACGTGAAACAGCGTTAAAGTATCAAGAATTACAAGCAGAGTTGTCTGATTTAGAAATTTCGTTATATACTCATCAGATTACACAGAATCGCCAGTCATGGGATACCGCTAAAGAACAACTAATACAAGTAAACAAAGTCATTGATACATCTAAAAATAAAGTCAACGCTACGAATACAGCCATTCACGAAACGCAAACAAAGTTAGACCAGTTATTAGAAACACTGGATGGTGAAAATGAGAAATATCAAGAGGCAGTAAGACATTTAGAGCAGACAAAAGCAAAGCTACAAATGTTAGTACAAGAAATACAATATACAAAAGCGAGTGCAGATGATAAATCACTTCAATTTGAAATACAATTGCAACAACAAGCACAACTGCAAGACCAATTAACAACGATTAAACAAGAAATTGTGACAAGCGAGAATGACACTGAGTCGCTTCGGACGGCGATTAAACAATTAAAACTCTCGCAAAATAGTATAGATGGTTTGAGTGAAGACCAGATTGAACAATTGCGTAACGATTTAATCGAGTTTTATCAACAAGAAGCACGTGCTAATAATCAGGTGCAACAAGCATTGAGCCAACAAACGTATCATGAGAATCGCTTAACGCAATCACAAAATCGTTACGCATTAGCAAGCGAGACCCTTTCAGCGCGTCAAGCGCAATTAGAACAAACGAAAAAATCGTTTGAGCAACAACAAACATTGTTTCAAGCCCACCAGGCAGAGCATCAGTACCTAAGCGACCAATGGCAACAAATTCAGCGGCAGCGTGAGCAATTACAACAAGTATTATTCCAACAAGAACGTCAGCATCATGCCTTGGAAGCTAAAGTGCAGTCACTGAGACAAATGCAAGAAGATTATGCTGGGTATTATGGTGGTGTGCGTGCGATTATGAAAAACGCGGATGCGATTCAAGGTATCGACGGCACTGTTGCGGATTTAATTCATGTAGAAGCTGCGTATCAAGTAGCGATTGATACGGCATTAGGTGGCGCGTTACAACATATTGTTGTCGTCGATGATGCAGCCGCGCGTCGCAGTATTCAGTACTTAAAGCAAGAACGGGCAGGACGTGCAACCTTTTTACCGCGTCCACATATTAAACCGCGTTATTTAAATGAAGCTTATTTAAACCAAGCGCGTCAGTATGAAGATTTTATCGGGACAGCCGTAGATATTGTCTCTTTTGATGAACGTGACCGTGCGATTATTCAAAATTTACTTGGAGCGACAATTGTTATGAAATCAGTCGAACAGGCGCAACGTTTAGCCGTGCAATTAAAGCATCAAGTACGAATCGTCACGCTAGATGGTGAAATTTTAATGCCGGGTGGTTCAATTAGTGGGGGACGACAAAAGCAGCAACAAAACTCCATGCTTAGTCGGCAAACTGAATTAGAACAAGCGATAAAAGCGCTCGAAGACGGCAAACAATTAAAAGCTGAACACGAATCGAAGTGGCAACAATTACAGCGAGATGACGAACAAATAAGACAGCAAGGTGAAGCGAGCAGACAACAATTATCGCAATATGAACAAGAAATTGCGGTGTTGCAACGTGAGATAAATCAATTGACGCAAGAGCTTAAACAAGCGTCTAATGAACAAATTATCTTAAAAGACGAGATGACACAATCGCAGCAAGCATTAAAAGAATCATTAGCAGAACAACAAACCGCTAATGAGTTAGCAGCCAAAATGAAACAGGAGATTGAAAATGCGAATCAATTATTGGAGCAATTAAATGTCTCACAATCCGACCGCAAGCAACAATTAAGTGAGATAAATACGCAATTACAACAATTAACGACGCAAGAAGCCGTCAAAACGACTGAATTACGTCAATTACAATTGCAAGAGCGTCAATTAACAGTGCAATTGTTACAGTTATCTGATTATATAAATCATCATCAACAAACCAATGTAAGTGATGCACAACAATTGTCTCAATTAGAAGATAATAAAGGAACGCTAGAAGCAGCAATTGAGCTGTTAAGTAAGGATTTATCAATGCTTCAACAACAAATTGAACAGCACCGTCATTGTCGTAGTGAATTAAATCAGACATTGCGAGAATTGGAAGCTAATCAACAATCCGAACAAATGGTCGTGCAAGAACATTACCAACGCCAAGCTAAACTTCAAGCTCAGATTGAAAAATTTGAAGAATTAATTGACAATCATTTGAATTATTTAAATGAAATGTACCAATTAAGTTATGAGGCTGCAGTGGAAAAAGCAGTGGCAGTTGAATCGTTCAAAGAAGTAAATGCTAAAGTAAAAGTATTGCGTAAGGCCATCGATGGACTAGGTCCAATTAATTTATCGGCAATAGAAGATTATGATGCCTTAGACGAGCGTTATCAATATTTATTAGAGCAACAAGAAGATTTATTACTGGCGATGGCTCAATTGCAAACAACAATGGATGAGATGGATGCAGAAGTAATTAAGCGTTTCAGCGAAGCGTTTAATCAAATTAACCAACAATTTAAAAAAACCTTTAAGTCATTATTCGCTGGCGGTGAAGCGGCACTTGAATTAACCGATCCCGATAATTTATTAACTACAGGTGTTGACATTATTGCTCAACCGCCTGGCAAGCGTAAGCAAAATTTAGCATTATTATCTGGTGGTGAGCGTGCCTTTACAGCCATTGCACTATTGTTTGCGATTTTAGAAACCAAGCCTGTACCATTTTGTATTTTGGATGAAGTCGAAGCTGCCTTAGATGATGCTAATGTATGGCGTTATGGTGAATACTTACAGCATTTTACAGAAAGTACGCAATTTATTGTTATTACACATCGTAAAGGGACGATGGAACATGCTGATGTTTTATATGGTGTAACGATGGAGCGTTCGGGTGTGTCCAAGTTGGCTTCAGTACGCTTAAGCGAAGCCAAGGAAATGTAA
- a CDS encoding DUF2871 family protein, whose protein sequence is MKRLVRTSTFYALLGTVAAVFYLVFTKKHQFEGTSLLSSLYLFIFALGTVFHLLLAVLEKLFKLSQHKLYNIFYWVLNCGILLSSWIMLSKGMITVTGGQRSSFLAAMTGVSHTVTFAGGALFFLIINQLMTKED, encoded by the coding sequence ATGAAACGTTTAGTTCGAACATCAACATTTTATGCATTATTAGGTACAGTAGCTGCTGTCTTTTACTTAGTATTTACTAAAAAACATCAGTTTGAAGGCACTTCATTATTGTCATCACTTTACTTATTTATTTTTGCTTTAGGGACTGTCTTCCACTTATTATTAGCTGTGTTAGAAAAATTATTTAAATTATCTCAACATAAGCTATATAATATTTTTTACTGGGTATTAAACTGTGGTATTCTTTTATCTTCATGGATTATGTTAAGTAAAGGGATGATTACAGTTACTGGGGGTCAAAGAAGTAGTTTCTTAGCAGCCATGACCGGTGTTAGTCATACGGTAACCTTTGCAGGGGGAGCTTTATTCTTTTTAATTATCAATCAACTAATGACCAAAGAAGACTAA
- the rlmD gene encoding 23S rRNA (uracil(1939)-C(5))-methyltransferase RlmD yields the protein MKRVETPTEVLQVEIERINDKGFGYAHYVHPPKQGSQGKHLHLNIPYTVPGDVVEVTVPNASGRKKATRDYDALIKPSPMRNLTIPHDDRVISGTPLIYMNYQEQLKYKENLVKKFLTDKGFDSSVVSPIVGMENPNRYRNKMELTFGSNNTLGMHQQGNYRNVIDMKDSYIAPETMIDVKQIIQSWQLRHHIPGYEKESRTGVLRHLLMRQSFATNELMIVIYATVSPDAYTDAIEELKQLLLERFSQLASFQWIVNVTSFERLHADNKYLLHGREYIMDQLNGFDYRIWPDTFFQANPVQAEKMVQIAMEMANVHADMRILDLYCGVGTFSLPLAKTCSELAGIEIVESSIVSARRNASDNAIGNTTFFVNDAKNGLRTLNEDWGMPDMLLINPPRSGAGGKVMRAIGRLGTEKVIYVSCSPKSLADDLVSLLPFGYRLKQVVPVDQFPHTNHVECVVLMSKDAPTE from the coding sequence ATGAAACGAGTTGAAACCCCAACAGAAGTATTACAAGTAGAAATCGAGCGAATCAATGATAAAGGGTTTGGATATGCCCATTATGTCCACCCACCCAAACAAGGTTCTCAAGGCAAGCATTTGCATTTAAATATTCCTTATACCGTACCTGGGGATGTAGTGGAGGTGACAGTACCTAATGCCAGTGGGCGTAAGAAAGCTACCCGCGACTATGATGCACTGATTAAACCTAGTCCAATGCGAAATTTAACCATTCCGCATGATGACAGAGTAATTAGTGGGACACCTTTGATTTATATGAATTATCAGGAACAGTTGAAATACAAAGAAAATCTTGTTAAAAAATTTTTAACCGATAAAGGTTTTGATTCAAGTGTCGTAAGCCCCATTGTAGGCATGGAAAATCCGAATCGTTATCGCAACAAAATGGAGTTAACTTTTGGTTCGAATAATACCTTGGGGATGCATCAACAAGGTAATTATCGTAATGTTATTGATATGAAAGACTCATACATTGCGCCTGAAACAATGATTGATGTTAAACAAATCATTCAATCTTGGCAATTGCGTCATCATATACCAGGATATGAGAAAGAGTCTCGTACTGGTGTTTTGCGTCATTTGTTAATGCGCCAGTCTTTTGCAACGAATGAATTAATGATTGTTATCTATGCTACTGTTAGCCCCGATGCGTATACTGATGCGATTGAGGAATTAAAACAATTATTATTGGAGCGTTTTTCACAATTAGCAAGTTTTCAGTGGATTGTGAATGTAACGTCCTTTGAACGATTACATGCTGACAATAAATATTTGTTGCATGGTAGAGAGTATATCATGGACCAGTTAAATGGTTTTGACTATCGCATTTGGCCGGATACATTTTTCCAAGCTAATCCTGTTCAAGCTGAAAAAATGGTGCAAATTGCTATGGAAATGGCTAATGTTCATGCCGATATGCGTATTTTAGATTTGTATTGTGGGGTTGGGACTTTTAGTTTACCGCTTGCTAAGACATGTTCTGAATTGGCTGGCATTGAAATTGTTGAGTCATCCATAGTGTCTGCACGACGCAATGCTTCAGATAATGCAATAGGCAATACTACTTTCTTTGTTAATGATGCGAAAAATGGTTTGCGGACTCTGAATGAAGATTGGGGTATGCCGGACATGTTATTAATCAATCCCCCACGCAGTGGTGCCGGTGGTAAAGTGATGCGTGCAATCGGCCGATTAGGTACTGAAAAAGTGATTTATGTATCATGCAGTCCGAAGTCACTGGCTGATGATTTAGTGAGTCTATTGCCTTTTGGGTATCGATTGAAGCAAGTAGTGCCGGTCGATCAATTTCCTCATACTAATCATGTCGAGTGTGTGGTATTGATGTCAAAGGATGCACCCACTGAGTAG
- a CDS encoding HAMP domain-containing histidine kinase, protein MNIRWFKREQPISLKWKWGVLLFSVFFIVGVGGLLLYHQHLRSAQRDALMSVYQEQFNAVVKYLESFDSLHQFQASNIELQDMPEEVLLTMNNEVMKFLESQTHDEVIFRIFNRNNQLIYSTKHIQLPTIETKQPLKLIEIDKVVHLVASAPIYSKHFSTQEGTIQYIIQATSLMKREQNQVRVFLVALGILLLVSILLAIFVTRLFLRPLNYLNNTLDLVEEESLSQLRMRKPRSADEWSDLTLHINRMLDKIDLFVKNQKQFVEDVSHELRTPVAIVEGHLTMLNRWGKNDPEVLEESISASLQEISRMKGLVQEMLDLMRADHAEVDYKDEITEVYSTTRQVYNNFVLLYPEFQFYLDADKKSDELYIRMFRNHFEQVLIILLDNAVKYSTDRKEIHLSVSTTLSDIEIAVQDFGEGMTEEDKERVFGRFYRVDKARSRDKGGNGLGLSIAQQLVQSYKGSIRVESVLHHGSIFYISFPILDNSRQIYKSKQKALKKSL, encoded by the coding sequence ATGAACATACGATGGTTTAAACGAGAACAACCCATTTCCCTCAAATGGAAATGGGGAGTTTTATTATTTAGTGTATTTTTTATTGTTGGAGTCGGTGGCTTATTGTTGTACCATCAGCATTTACGAAGTGCGCAACGTGATGCGTTAATGAGTGTGTATCAAGAGCAATTTAATGCGGTCGTGAAATACCTTGAAAGTTTTGACAGCTTACATCAATTTCAAGCGAGCAATATTGAACTTCAGGATATGCCTGAGGAAGTATTATTGACGATGAATAATGAAGTGATGAAGTTTTTAGAGTCTCAAACGCATGATGAAGTCATTTTCCGTATTTTTAACCGTAATAATCAATTGATTTATTCAACAAAACATATTCAATTACCTACAATTGAAACGAAACAACCATTAAAATTAATCGAAATAGATAAGGTTGTTCATTTAGTTGCCTCGGCGCCGATTTATTCTAAACATTTTAGTACCCAAGAGGGAACCATTCAGTATATTATCCAAGCGACATCACTGATGAAGCGTGAGCAAAATCAAGTCCGCGTCTTTTTAGTGGCACTCGGAATTTTATTATTAGTGTCGATTTTATTGGCGATTTTTGTAACGCGACTATTTTTGCGCCCGCTTAATTATTTGAACAATACCTTGGATTTAGTTGAAGAAGAAAGTTTATCGCAGCTGAGAATGCGTAAACCACGCTCTGCGGATGAGTGGAGTGATTTAACACTACATATTAACCGGATGCTTGATAAAATTGATTTGTTTGTTAAAAATCAAAAGCAATTTGTTGAAGATGTGTCGCATGAATTACGAACTCCTGTTGCGATTGTAGAAGGGCATTTGACGATGCTTAATCGTTGGGGGAAAAATGACCCTGAAGTATTAGAAGAATCGATTTCAGCCTCATTACAAGAGATAAGTCGGATGAAGGGTTTAGTACAAGAAATGCTTGACTTAATGCGCGCCGACCATGCTGAAGTCGACTATAAGGATGAGATTACTGAAGTTTACAGTACAACACGGCAAGTCTACAATAATTTTGTTCTGTTATATCCTGAGTTTCAGTTTTATTTAGATGCGGATAAAAAATCGGATGAACTGTATATTCGTATGTTCCGTAATCATTTTGAGCAAGTGCTGATTATCTTACTAGATAATGCAGTAAAATACAGTACTGACCGTAAAGAAATTCATCTTTCCGTTAGCACTACGCTTTCTGATATTGAAATTGCAGTTCAAGACTTTGGTGAGGGGATGACGGAAGAAGATAAAGAGCGAGTATTTGGTCGCTTTTATCGGGTTGATAAAGCACGTTCGCGTGATAAAGGCGGGAATGGTTTGGGCTTGAGTATTGCGCAACAATTAGTCCAAAGCTACAAAGGCTCGATACGCGTTGAGAGTGTCTTACACCATGGGTCAATCTTTTATATTAGTTTTCCAATATTAGATAACTCACGCCAGATTTATAAGAGCAAGCAGAAAGCATTAAAGAAAAGTCTATAA